Part of the Zingiber officinale cultivar Zhangliang chromosome 6A, Zo_v1.1, whole genome shotgun sequence genome, CCTACCCATGGTGCTTTACCGTTCTCAGCTTCGCCCTGCCAAACTTAGTATTAGAAGGTCAAGGGAATTCCAGAAGGTAAGCAGTCGTAAAAGGTCCACACAACCATCAGCCAAAGAACCATTATATAAATCATGCTCTTACCTGGTTCCCTAGTGAAGGAACCACCTGATGAGCAATCCATTGTGCATCTACAACGCCGATTTTCTCATGGGCAGGCTTGGTTTTCGAAAAGAATCACCATAAGAAAGCCAAGAGAACATGATGAGAAAAAATACATTTAACATCGAGAACTAGAAAGACATGACATTTCATTTGTGAAGGAATCAATGTTTCTAATTTATACTTGAAAAAGGAAATTGTTCACTTGAATATGAATCGACTGCAATAAATAAAGAGCCACTCACATCTACACATTTTCTGAGGGCAAAATCAAGACCCCATCCATGGACCAAGTCATTCTGCATTAGCATTACAGTTTATATaagtgtatatgatacaacaaagTGAAAATGGTCAAGTACTCTTACCTGAATCAGGTGCCATACACAACGCCATGCATCCCTAGAGAATACAGTTGCCATAATCTCGACAAAACTGTTTACAGATATCCAGTTAATATATTGAGGAAGATACAATAAATGAATGAAGGGCCTAAATATTAAGTGCTCACGCTGCGCATGGGGGTAAATGGGGGTCAGCACACCAACCAGGTCTTTCCTCTGTATCTCTGTCATTCATCACTCAGTTAATACTTAATGGTGTGTAAAATCCATTGAACGGAAAATTTGGAATTTGTCCAGAGACAAACTTCAAAAACCTTACTTGTGAACTTCTTGGTCTCCTCTCCTTTTTGTCATTTGCCATGTTAACCCATTATTTGGTTCTAAACCAGGTTGTGATATCTCCAGTCCATGCTTCTTTACTAATTTAATATACCTATTGCATgtagaaaaatatttcaaattccaattaagtttttcaaaggatAACTTACAAGACAAATCAAGTGCTTACTCTTCAGCATTAAAATGCTCCACCCCTAGGTCTTCATCCCATATGAATATGTACTCATATGGTGCCACAATGTCAGGATGCAAAAACCGCTTGGCATACCACCTTGAATAAATCAACAAAACAACACTAAAAACACCAGCTTCTTGATATCTAACGTAAGGCAGCTATACAACTAGAGATTTGTCTCACCATTTAGTTTGCTTCCTTGTACTCACATGAATAGCCCGTTTTGACCACTCAAATTCATCCCATTCAGTTGTCCGGCCATCATAATGGAATAGTATTATTTGGAAATTTTCAGAAAACTGCAGAACAGATATCTTCCCAATAAGGCAACAGGAAAGTAAAAAAAGGATACGTAGCAATAAGTTCATATGAGAGCAAGAGA contains:
- the LOC121997906 gene encoding uncharacterized protein LOC121997906 — encoded protein: MAKRGTPGCCSSFPRRSTETMRLIVSAIIGVSVGYLVGISFPTVNITKLTFPSNIISFIEDRNSGLATQALLNHAWNSANNQNRKNSTSNTTNTLKIYVPSNPRGAERLPPKILMPESDLYLRRLWGNPEEDLIMQPKYLVTFTVGYDQKKNIDAAVKKFSENFQIILFHYDGRTTEWDEFEWSKRAIHVSTRKQTKWWYAKRFLHPDIVAPYEYIFIWDEDLGVEHFNAEEYIKLVKKHGLEISQPGLEPNNGLTWQMTKRRGDQEVHKDTEERPGWCADPHLPPCAAFVEIMATVFSRDAWRCVWHLIQNDLVHGWGLDFALRKCVDPAHEKIGVVDAQWIAHQVVPSLGNQGEAENGKAPWVGVRERCRKEWQIFQTRLSEAEKRYYLSKGITPPNSTIV